A portion of the Sulfuriferula sp. AH1 genome contains these proteins:
- a CDS encoding lysophospholipid acyltransferase family protein has product MPLRFWHALGAFGGWLVYRSDKRYAAKIKHNLTQSKIAPDDAAYQALLRQTAKEIGKGGAEILPIWLRPYRQVLKLVQECQGWEHVEAAAREGKGILAMTPHLGCFEIVSLYYAARRPMTVMYRPPRQHWIEGIMRAGRARGQISLATTDVKGVRALLTALKKGEAVGILPDQVASKGEGVWADFFGRAAYTPTLVARLHQSTGAVPLLMFGERLPKGQGYRIHIEPLPADLSGDKQQAASALNAALEQLIRQYPAQYLWSYNRYKRPGGVEPPAEQS; this is encoded by the coding sequence TTGCCGCTACGATTCTGGCATGCACTGGGCGCATTCGGCGGCTGGCTGGTGTATCGCAGCGACAAGCGCTACGCCGCCAAGATCAAGCACAATCTGACGCAAAGCAAAATAGCGCCCGATGACGCTGCCTATCAGGCGCTGTTGCGTCAAACCGCGAAGGAAATCGGCAAAGGCGGGGCAGAGATACTGCCGATCTGGTTGCGTCCCTACCGGCAGGTACTCAAGCTGGTGCAGGAATGCCAGGGCTGGGAGCACGTAGAGGCCGCCGCTCGCGAGGGCAAAGGCATACTGGCGATGACGCCGCACTTGGGCTGTTTCGAAATCGTCAGCCTATATTATGCGGCCCGTCGTCCGATGACTGTGATGTACCGTCCGCCGCGCCAGCATTGGATCGAAGGCATCATGCGCGCCGGTCGTGCGCGCGGCCAGATCAGCCTTGCCACCACCGATGTAAAGGGAGTCCGTGCATTGCTGACCGCACTGAAAAAGGGCGAAGCCGTCGGCATTCTACCCGATCAGGTCGCCAGCAAGGGTGAAGGCGTGTGGGCGGATTTCTTCGGCCGTGCAGCTTATACCCCGACCCTCGTCGCCCGCCTGCATCAATCTACCGGTGCCGTGCCGTTGCTGATGTTCGGCGAACGTCTCCCCAAAGGCCAGGGTTACCGCATACACATCGAACCGTTACCGGCCGATCTCAGCGGCGACAAACAGCAGGCCGCCAGCGCGCTCAACGCCGCACTGGAACAGCTCATCCGCCAATATCCGGCCCAGTATCTATGGAGCTACAACCGCTACAAGCGTCCCGGCGGTGTGGAACCGCCGGCGGAGCAATCATGA
- a CDS encoding DUF484 family protein, translating to MKSDEIARYLATHPEFFDEYPHLLTDIRVSHPFEGRAIPIAERQILNLRDKIVLLETKLAELIRFGEENDVISQKMQHIAVAMMAARDLPTLIHALYLNLREDFAIPHAVLRVWQSAGDEIEFTPCSDEVKAWVENMPHPQCGAYLHPEALTWFGDTGHLRSYAAIPLKNDQVVGVLLLASEDAQRFYPQMGTLYLQRLGELIAAGLQRLLP from the coding sequence ATGAAATCCGATGAAATCGCGCGCTACCTTGCGACGCACCCCGAATTTTTTGATGAATATCCGCACTTGCTGACCGACATACGCGTCAGCCATCCGTTTGAAGGGCGGGCAATCCCGATTGCCGAACGCCAGATCCTGAATCTGCGTGACAAGATCGTCCTGCTGGAAACCAAGCTAGCCGAACTGATAAGGTTTGGTGAGGAGAACGACGTCATCTCCCAGAAGATGCAGCATATTGCTGTCGCCATGATGGCAGCACGGGATTTGCCGACACTGATCCATGCGCTGTACCTGAACCTGCGCGAAGATTTTGCCATCCCGCATGCCGTGCTCAGAGTCTGGCAATCGGCAGGGGACGAGATCGAATTTACACCCTGCTCGGACGAAGTAAAGGCCTGGGTCGAAAACATGCCGCATCCGCAATGCGGCGCCTATCTGCATCCCGAAGCCTTGACCTGGTTCGGCGATACCGGCCACTTGCGCTCCTATGCAGCCATCCCGCTGAAAAACGATCAGGTGGTCGGGGTATTGCTGCTGGCATCGGAAGACGCGCAGCGTTTTTACCCGCAAATGGGCACGCTCTATTTGCAACGGCTGGGTGAGCTGATAGCGGCGGGACTGCAACGCTTGCTGCCGTGA
- the rpsF gene encoding 30S ribosomal protein S6, translating to MRHYEIVFIVHPDQSEQVPAMIERYRNQITSHNGQIHRLEDWGRRQMAYPIQKVHKAHYVLMNIECDQETLDELEHGFKFNDAVLRHLTVRMDEAVTAPSPMMKEEKSRSLTSSEAKVESDTEEAA from the coding sequence ATGCGTCATTATGAAATCGTGTTTATCGTACACCCTGATCAAAGCGAGCAAGTGCCCGCGATGATCGAGCGTTACCGCAACCAGATCACCAGCCACAACGGACAGATCCACCGTCTGGAAGACTGGGGTCGTCGCCAGATGGCTTATCCTATCCAGAAGGTTCATAAGGCGCATTATGTGCTGATGAACATTGAATGCGATCAGGAAACTCTCGATGAATTGGAGCATGGCTTCAAATTCAATGACGCCGTACTGCGCCACCTTACCGTGCGTATGGATGAAGCCGTGACCGCACCTTCACCGATGATGAAGGAAGAAAAATCGCGTTCATTGACCAGCTCTGAAGCTAAAGTCGAATCCGATACGGAAGAAGCAGCCTAA
- the metK gene encoding methionine adenosyltransferase — MQDYIFTSESVSEGHPDKVADQISDAVLDAILTQDPHARVACETLVTTGLVVIAGEITTHAMIDYNQIARQTVKRIGYDSSDIGFDYNTCSVLTTFGKQSADIAQGVNEGQGLDLDQGAGDQGLMFGYACDETPSLMPMPIYLAHRLVERQAELRKDGRLPWLRPDAKSQVSIRYVDGRPQHVDTVVLSTQHHPDISHAQIQEAVIEEIIKPVIPAEMLNQDVRYLVNPTGRFVIGGPMGDAGLTGRKIIVDTYGGAAPHGGGAFSGKDPTKVDRSAAYAGRYVAKNIVAAGLASKCLVQVAYAIGVARPVSLMVNTFGTGKVSDERIAQLVEAHFDLRPKAIIQTLNLLRPIYTRTASYGHFGRDEPEFTWEATDKAEALKTAAGI; from the coding sequence ATGCAAGATTATATTTTCACCTCGGAATCCGTCTCGGAAGGTCATCCGGACAAGGTCGCCGACCAGATTTCCGATGCCGTTCTGGATGCCATTCTAACCCAAGACCCTCACGCACGTGTAGCTTGTGAAACACTGGTCACTACCGGCCTGGTGGTCATCGCCGGCGAGATCACGACTCACGCCATGATCGATTACAACCAGATCGCGCGGCAGACCGTGAAGCGCATCGGTTACGACAGTTCCGATATCGGATTCGATTACAACACCTGCTCAGTACTGACCACTTTCGGCAAGCAATCGGCGGATATCGCCCAAGGCGTGAACGAAGGCCAGGGGTTGGATCTGGATCAGGGGGCAGGCGATCAGGGCCTGATGTTCGGCTACGCTTGCGACGAAACACCTTCCTTAATGCCGATGCCGATTTACCTGGCGCATCGTCTGGTCGAGCGTCAGGCTGAATTGCGCAAGGATGGCCGTCTGCCATGGCTGCGTCCCGATGCAAAATCGCAGGTTTCGATACGTTACGTCGACGGCAGGCCGCAGCATGTCGATACCGTGGTGCTGTCCACGCAACATCATCCCGATATATCCCACGCGCAGATACAGGAAGCCGTGATCGAAGAGATCATCAAGCCGGTCATACCTGCCGAGATGCTGAATCAGGACGTGCGTTATCTGGTGAACCCGACCGGCCGGTTTGTCATCGGCGGCCCAATGGGCGATGCCGGTTTGACCGGACGCAAGATCATTGTCGATACCTATGGTGGCGCAGCGCCTCACGGCGGCGGCGCTTTCTCCGGTAAGGATCCTACCAAGGTCGATCGTTCTGCCGCCTATGCCGGCCGTTATGTCGCCAAGAACATCGTGGCTGCCGGTCTGGCCAGCAAGTGCCTGGTGCAGGTGGCGTATGCGATTGGTGTTGCGCGCCCGGTGTCATTGATGGTGAATACTTTCGGTACCGGCAAGGTCAGTGACGAACGCATCGCGCAACTGGTCGAAGCCCATTTCGATTTGCGGCCGAAAGCGATCATCCAGACACTCAACCTGCTGCGTCCGATCTATACCCGCACAGCCAGTTACGGCCACTTCGGTCGTGACGAGCCGGAATTTACCTGGGAAGCGACCGACAAAGCCGAAGCATTGAAAACCGCTGCCGGAATCTGA
- a CDS encoding tyrosine recombinase XerC yields the protein MNIALVDAYLTHLAAERGLSAHTISNYAREVRLLLDNSGAIALADLRAHDIRRIIATLHARGLSGRSLARTLSAWRGFYHYLDKRHGYTHNPCEGLRAPKHARTLPRSLSVEQVAHLLDSPDDSALAVRDNAIFELFYSSGLRLTELATLKLTQLDLIQGEVNVTGKGNKSRLIPLGGHAITALRRWFAQRTDTGDYVFPGRNGKHLSQRAIELRLKHRAEQIGLDTKVHPHVLRHAFASHLLQSSGDLRAVQELLGHASISSTQIYTQLDFQHLAATYDQAHPRARKKS from the coding sequence GTGAACATCGCGCTGGTTGATGCGTATCTGACCCACCTTGCCGCCGAGCGCGGCCTGTCAGCGCATACGATCAGCAACTATGCCAGAGAGGTGCGCCTGCTGCTCGACAATAGCGGTGCCATCGCGCTTGCCGATCTGCGTGCCCACGACATCCGGCGCATCATTGCCACCCTGCATGCCCGCGGCCTCTCCGGCCGGAGCCTGGCGCGTACCCTGTCCGCCTGGCGCGGATTCTACCATTATCTGGACAAGCGCCACGGTTATACGCATAACCCTTGCGAAGGCCTGCGCGCCCCCAAGCATGCCCGCACTCTGCCGCGCAGTCTGTCGGTGGAACAAGTCGCGCATTTGCTGGACAGCCCGGACGACTCCGCACTGGCGGTGCGCGACAATGCCATATTCGAGCTGTTCTATTCCTCGGGCTTGCGATTAACCGAGCTGGCCACATTGAAACTGACGCAACTGGATTTGATTCAGGGCGAAGTGAACGTCACCGGCAAGGGCAATAAAAGCCGGCTGATACCGCTTGGCGGTCACGCTATCACCGCACTGCGCCGCTGGTTTGCGCAACGCACCGATACTGGCGATTACGTCTTCCCGGGCCGGAATGGCAAACACCTGTCGCAACGCGCAATCGAGCTGCGCCTTAAACACCGTGCCGAACAGATCGGCCTCGATACCAAGGTCCATCCGCATGTACTGCGCCACGCATTTGCATCGCATTTGCTGCAATCATCCGGCGACTTGCGCGCCGTGCAGGAACTGCTCGGACACGCCAGTATCAGCAGCACACAGATATACACCCAACTGGATTTCCAGCATCTGGCCGCGACTTACGACCAGGCGCATCCACGCGCCAGAAAGAAATCCTGA
- the rpsR gene encoding 30S ribosomal protein S18, giving the protein MPRPTNSKNTKRREGSRQLFKRRKFCRFTVEGIAWVDYKDAELLKDFVAENGKIIPARITGTKTRFQRQLSTAIKRARFLALMPYTDLH; this is encoded by the coding sequence ATGCCTCGTCCAACTAACAGCAAAAACACCAAGCGCCGGGAAGGTTCCCGTCAGTTGTTCAAACGTCGCAAGTTCTGCCGCTTTACCGTTGAAGGTATTGCCTGGGTGGATTACAAGGACGCTGAATTGTTAAAGGATTTCGTAGCTGAAAACGGCAAAATCATTCCGGCACGTATCACCGGTACCAAAACCCGTTTTCAACGCCAGTTGTCTACCGCTATCAAGCGTGCACGTTTCCTCGCGCTGATGCCTTACACCGACTTGCATTAA
- the priB gene encoding primosomal replication protein N encodes MEANQLVLDGTLCQLETLRYTPAGVPLIECRVRHESKQIEADSERVVKVEVAAIAIGDLARKLSQLNLDQLFRVTGFLAQKSQKSQQIVLHICSLENI; translated from the coding sequence TTGGAAGCGAATCAGCTCGTACTTGACGGCACGCTGTGTCAGCTCGAAACATTACGCTATACCCCGGCTGGAGTGCCCTTGATTGAATGCCGCGTTCGGCATGAATCGAAGCAGATCGAGGCCGACAGCGAGCGTGTAGTGAAAGTCGAGGTCGCCGCCATTGCCATTGGCGATCTGGCCCGCAAGTTGAGTCAGCTGAATTTGGACCAGCTCTTTCGTGTTACCGGCTTTCTCGCGCAGAAGAGCCAAAAAAGTCAACAGATAGTGCTGCATATTTGCAGCTTAGAAAACATTTAG
- a CDS encoding lipid A biosynthesis acyltransferase — protein sequence MIASRLGIFMLWLIHWLPLALQARIGNALGALLYQVASKRRKIGAINLALCFPEWSQAQRDTVLRRHFQAMTRAAIEHGELWWSDRQRINRIVKFEGLTHFQAAFGQPLILLAPHFIGLDMGGIRLSTEFSPFVSMYSHLKNPLFDQLMLHARTRFGQSRLVSRHEGVRPLIKEMKQGAALYYLPDQDFGAKDAVFAPFFGIPAATVNALPRIANLAGAKIMPAVTRQLPGGKGYVLQFYPPWDNFPSDDITADVTRMNRFIEDRVREMPEQYFWLHKRFKTRPPGEAKLYP from the coding sequence ATGATCGCATCGCGCCTGGGGATTTTCATGCTGTGGCTCATCCACTGGCTGCCGCTGGCGTTACAGGCGCGCATCGGCAACGCCCTGGGCGCCTTGCTGTATCAGGTGGCGTCAAAACGGCGCAAAATCGGCGCGATCAATCTGGCGCTGTGCTTCCCGGAATGGTCGCAAGCCCAGCGCGATACCGTGCTGCGCCGACATTTTCAGGCCATGACCCGCGCCGCCATCGAGCACGGCGAATTATGGTGGTCGGATCGCCAACGCATTAATCGCATCGTGAAGTTCGAAGGTCTGACACATTTCCAGGCGGCATTCGGTCAGCCGCTGATCTTGCTGGCACCGCATTTTATCGGCCTGGACATGGGCGGCATCCGGCTCAGCACGGAATTCTCGCCGTTCGTATCGATGTACAGCCATCTCAAGAATCCACTGTTCGACCAGCTCATGCTGCATGCCCGCACCCGATTCGGACAATCCCGGCTGGTTTCGCGGCATGAGGGTGTACGGCCGCTGATAAAGGAAATGAAGCAGGGCGCGGCCTTGTATTATTTGCCGGATCAGGACTTCGGCGCCAAAGATGCGGTTTTCGCGCCGTTTTTCGGCATCCCGGCAGCAACGGTAAATGCGCTGCCGCGCATCGCCAATCTGGCCGGCGCCAAAATCATGCCTGCAGTGACCCGGCAGTTACCAGGTGGAAAGGGCTATGTGTTACAGTTTTATCCGCCGTGGGATAATTTCCCCAGCGATGACATTACGGCCGATGTCACCCGCATGAATCGTTTTATCGAAGACCGGGTACGCGAAATGCCGGAGCAGTATTTCTGGCTGCACAAACGTTTCAAAACGCGCCCTCCGGGCGAGGCAAAACTTTACCCCTGA
- the ahcY gene encoding adenosylhomocysteinase codes for MNAVTSSSTPDYVIADLSLADWGRKELNIAEIEMPGLMSIREEFSVSQPLKGARITGSLHMTIQTGVLIETLQALGAEVRWASCNIFSTQDHAAAAIAATGTPVFAVKGESLTEYWDYTHRIFEWADGGYSNMILDDGGDATLLLHLGARAEADISVLSHPTSEEERVLYAAIKAKLAVAPNWYSVRLAHIKGVTEETTTGVHRLYQMHERGELKFPAINVNDSVTKSKFDNLYGCRESLVDGIKRATDVMVAGKIAVVAGYGDVGKGSAQALRALSAQVWITEIDPICALQAAMEGYRVVTMDYAADKADIFVTATGNYHVITHDHMAKMKNQAIVCNIGHFDNEIDVAGIEEYQWEEIKPQVDHVIFPDGKRIILLAKGRLVNLGCATGHPSYVMSSSFANQTIAQIELFTHTADYPVGVYTLPKHLDEKVARLQLKTLNAQLTELSDQQAAYIGVDKNGPYKSSHYRY; via the coding sequence ATGAACGCCGTCACCTCTAGCTCTACCCCTGATTACGTTATCGCCGACCTGTCGCTGGCCGACTGGGGCCGCAAAGAACTCAACATCGCTGAAATCGAAATGCCGGGTCTGATGTCCATACGCGAAGAGTTTTCCGTATCGCAGCCGTTGAAAGGCGCGCGCATCACCGGCAGCCTGCACATGACCATCCAGACCGGCGTGCTGATCGAAACGCTGCAGGCGCTGGGCGCCGAAGTGCGCTGGGCCTCGTGCAACATTTTCTCCACCCAGGATCACGCCGCTGCGGCCATCGCTGCCACCGGCACCCCGGTGTTCGCGGTCAAGGGCGAGTCGCTGACCGAATACTGGGATTACACCCACCGTATTTTCGAATGGGCGGACGGCGGCTATTCCAACATGATTCTGGATGATGGCGGCGATGCGACCCTGTTGCTGCATCTGGGCGCGCGCGCCGAAGCCGATATCAGTGTGCTGTCACATCCGACCAGCGAAGAAGAGCGCGTGCTGTACGCCGCGATCAAGGCCAAGCTGGCCGTTGCGCCGAACTGGTATTCCGTCCGTCTCGCGCACATCAAGGGCGTGACCGAGGAAACCACTACCGGCGTGCATCGTTTGTACCAGATGCATGAGCGTGGCGAATTGAAATTCCCTGCGATCAACGTCAACGACTCGGTGACCAAATCCAAATTCGACAACCTGTACGGCTGCCGCGAATCGCTGGTTGACGGCATCAAGCGCGCCACCGACGTGATGGTGGCAGGCAAGATCGCCGTGGTGGCCGGTTATGGCGACGTCGGCAAGGGATCGGCGCAGGCGTTGCGCGCATTGTCGGCGCAGGTGTGGATTACCGAGATCGATCCGATCTGTGCGTTGCAGGCAGCGATGGAAGGTTACCGCGTGGTCACCATGGATTACGCTGCGGACAAGGCCGATATTTTCGTCACCGCGACCGGCAACTATCACGTCATTACCCATGATCACATGGCGAAGATGAAAAACCAGGCCATCGTCTGCAACATTGGCCACTTCGACAACGAAATTGACGTAGCCGGGATTGAAGAATATCAGTGGGAAGAGATCAAGCCGCAAGTCGATCACGTCATTTTCCCCGACGGCAAACGCATCATCCTGCTGGCCAAAGGCCGTCTGGTGAATCTGGGTTGCGCGACCGGCCACCCTTCCTACGTGATGAGCTCATCGTTTGCCAACCAGACCATCGCGCAAATCGAGTTGTTCACCCATACTGCGGATTATCCTGTGGGCGTCTATACCTTGCCCAAGCACCTCGATGAAAAGGTCGCGCGCCTGCAGCTGAAAACGCTGAATGCGCAATTGACCGAGTTGTCGGATCAGCAGGCTGCCTACATCGGCGTGGACAAGAACGGCCCTTACAAATCCAGCCACTACCGTTACTAA
- the rplI gene encoding 50S ribosomal protein L9 yields MQIILMEKVVNLGTLGDVVKVKDGYARNFLIPQGKAKRATAANLKFFEEKRAELEKAQAATLAAAQARAAKLADLTLVVSQKAGMDGRLFGSVTNIDIAEALNAQGIEVAKAEVRMPNGPLKAIGEFPISIALHTDVVVDITVNVQGER; encoded by the coding sequence ATGCAAATTATTCTGATGGAAAAAGTGGTCAACCTCGGCACATTAGGTGATGTGGTTAAAGTTAAAGACGGTTACGCACGTAATTTTCTGATCCCTCAAGGCAAGGCCAAGCGTGCAACCGCCGCCAACCTGAAGTTCTTTGAAGAAAAACGCGCTGAACTGGAAAAAGCCCAGGCTGCCACATTGGCTGCCGCGCAGGCACGTGCTGCCAAGCTGGCTGACTTGACGCTGGTCGTATCGCAAAAAGCCGGTATGGACGGCCGTTTGTTCGGTTCCGTTACCAACATCGACATCGCTGAGGCATTGAATGCTCAGGGTATTGAAGTTGCCAAGGCTGAAGTGCGCATGCCTAACGGCCCGCTGAAAGCTATCGGCGAGTTCCCGATCAGCATCGCGCTGCATACCGACGTGGTGGTTGATATTACCGTTAACGTCCAGGGCGAACGCTAG
- a CDS encoding NAD(P)H-dependent oxidoreductase: MITKNAILDAFNFRHACKLFDADKKIPQTDLDFILEAGRLSPSSMGLEHWKFIVVQTPQLKQALQLACADQPQIGSSSDVIAILARKADLQPASSYVKAQFERLQLTPEQTAQLHQFYRELISDTDLIAWSIAQCHIAAANMMTAAAAIGIDSCPIGAFAPDQVRALLQIDDAQYAVALVLPLGYRKHPQPPKHRLPFSEVVEFR, translated from the coding sequence ATGATCACGAAAAACGCCATATTGGATGCATTCAATTTTCGTCATGCCTGCAAGCTGTTCGATGCTGACAAGAAGATTCCCCAGACTGATCTGGATTTCATTCTGGAAGCTGGCCGGCTGTCGCCTTCTTCGATGGGGCTGGAGCACTGGAAATTCATCGTCGTGCAAACCCCGCAATTGAAACAGGCACTGCAGCTCGCTTGCGCTGACCAGCCGCAGATTGGCTCCAGCAGCGATGTCATCGCCATCCTGGCCAGAAAAGCGGATTTGCAGCCTGCCAGCAGTTACGTCAAGGCGCAGTTCGAACGCCTGCAGTTAACGCCCGAGCAAACTGCGCAACTTCATCAATTCTACCGGGAGCTGATTTCCGATACCGATCTCATTGCCTGGAGTATCGCCCAGTGCCATATCGCCGCAGCCAACATGATGACCGCAGCTGCCGCGATCGGCATCGACTCGTGTCCGATCGGCGCTTTTGCACCCGACCAGGTGCGCGCCCTCCTGCAAATCGACGACGCACAATACGCGGTGGCGCTGGTGCTGCCTCTAGGCTACCGCAAACATCCGCAACCGCCCAAACACAGACTGCCATTTTCCGAAGTGGTGGAATTCCGCTAA
- a CDS encoding ferritin-like domain-containing protein encodes MSDDLFSIALVCLQDANIERKLARVAALRRAWQQGEIDRFDELSPVIPIPVPGRPAKPEMVSALQVGKRQPSTPEGRAALLHSLAHIEFNAINLALDAVYRFRGLPKDFYTDWLQVAAEEAHHFTLLRDHLHTLGFDYGDFTAHNGLWDMAVTTAHDPMVRMALVPRVLEARGLDALPAIMHRLASCGAQAAVDILGVILHDEIGHVAIGNRWYAYFCELRRLEPIATFRSLMREYKAPRLRGPLHAEARLAAGFTAAEMQMLEDCIGQV; translated from the coding sequence ATGTCAGACGATCTCTTTTCCATTGCCCTGGTCTGCCTGCAGGACGCCAATATCGAGCGCAAGCTGGCGCGGGTGGCTGCGTTGCGGCGCGCCTGGCAACAGGGCGAGATCGACCGTTTCGATGAATTGAGTCCGGTCATCCCCATTCCCGTGCCCGGTCGCCCGGCCAAGCCGGAAATGGTCTCTGCATTGCAGGTGGGGAAACGACAGCCATCAACGCCGGAGGGCCGTGCGGCATTGCTGCACTCGCTGGCGCACATCGAATTCAACGCGATCAACCTGGCGCTGGATGCGGTTTACCGGTTCCGCGGACTGCCCAAGGATTTTTATACCGACTGGCTACAGGTGGCTGCAGAGGAGGCGCACCATTTCACTCTGCTGCGCGATCATCTGCATACGCTGGGTTTCGATTACGGCGATTTTACTGCGCATAATGGCTTATGGGACATGGCGGTGACGACCGCGCATGACCCGATGGTGCGCATGGCGTTGGTGCCCCGGGTACTGGAGGCGCGCGGTCTTGATGCGCTTCCGGCGATCATGCACAGGTTGGCATCCTGCGGTGCGCAAGCGGCAGTCGATATTCTGGGCGTTATCCTGCACGACGAGATCGGGCATGTGGCGATCGGTAATCGCTGGTATGCCTATTTCTGCGAATTGCGGAGACTGGAGCCGATAGCGACTTTCCGTTCACTGATGCGCGAATACAAGGCGCCCAGATTGCGCGGTCCGCTGCATGCCGAAGCGCGTCTGGCTGCGGGCTTCACTGCGGCAGAGATGCAGATGCTGGAGGATTGTATCGGCCAGGTCTGA
- the metF gene encoding methylenetetrahydrofolate reductase [NAD(P)H], producing the protein MTARTYSFEFFPPKTPDGMDKLRIVRSQLAELHPKFFSVTFGAGGSTRDHSLAAVLDIQHAGLEAAPHLSCIGSTRDNIRAILEEYKSHNIRHIVALRGDLPSGMASAGEFRYANELVEFIRSETGDWFNIEVAAYPEVHPQARSAADDLTNFKRKVDAGANAAITQYFFNADAYFAFVDDCHKVGIAVPVVPGIMPIGNFSQLARFSDACGAEIPRWMRKKLEGYNDDIDSIRAFGLDVVTDLCQRLLDNDAPGLHFYTMNQSAATMEIWRRLGL; encoded by the coding sequence ATGACTGCACGTACTTACAGTTTTGAGTTTTTTCCGCCTAAAACGCCTGACGGCATGGACAAGCTGCGCATCGTGCGCAGCCAGCTCGCCGAACTGCACCCCAAGTTTTTCTCGGTGACCTTCGGTGCCGGCGGGTCGACGCGTGATCATTCGCTGGCCGCGGTGCTCGACATCCAGCATGCGGGGCTGGAAGCCGCGCCGCACCTGTCCTGCATCGGTTCGACCCGCGACAATATCCGCGCGATACTGGAAGAATACAAGAGCCACAACATCCGTCATATCGTTGCGTTACGCGGTGATCTGCCGTCGGGCATGGCGAGTGCCGGCGAATTCCGTTATGCCAATGAACTGGTTGAATTCATCCGCAGCGAAACCGGCGACTGGTTCAATATCGAGGTGGCGGCGTATCCGGAAGTGCATCCGCAAGCCAGAAGCGCAGCTGACGACCTGACAAACTTCAAGCGCAAAGTCGATGCCGGCGCCAATGCCGCGATCACCCAGTATTTCTTTAACGCCGACGCCTATTTTGCGTTTGTTGATGACTGTCACAAGGTGGGCATTGCGGTGCCGGTGGTGCCGGGGATCATGCCTATCGGCAATTTCTCCCAGCTGGCGCGTTTTTCCGATGCCTGCGGCGCGGAGATCCCGCGCTGGATGCGCAAAAAACTGGAAGGTTACAACGACGACATCGACTCCATCCGCGCCTTCGGTCTGGATGTGGTGACGGATCTATGTCAGCGCTTGCTCGACAACGACGCGCCGGGCCTGCATTTCTACACCATGAATCAATCGGCAGCGACGATGGAAATCTGGCGCCGGCTGGGGTTGTAA
- the dapF gene encoding diaminopimelate epimerase: MKLKFTKMHGAGNDFVVIDAINQQVDLSTEQIRRIADRHFGVGCDQLLLVERPTRADADFRYRIFNADGSEVEQCGNGARCFVRFVHDHGLSRQREIRVETASGLIFPRLENDGRVTVNMGAPRFAPDDIPFKAEQRALTYMLDVNGTAVEVSVLSMGNPHAVQIVGDIDTAPVAQTGALIERHPRFPKRVNAGFVQIVDRGHIRLRVYERGAGETLSCGTGACAAVVAGITRGLLQPRVDVTTRGGVLTIEWAGGDNPVWLTGPTVNVFEAELILE; this comes from the coding sequence ATGAAACTGAAATTTACCAAAATGCACGGCGCCGGCAATGACTTTGTGGTGATCGACGCGATCAACCAGCAGGTCGATCTCTCCACCGAGCAGATTCGCCGGATCGCAGATCGCCATTTCGGCGTCGGCTGCGACCAGCTATTGCTCGTGGAACGCCCCACGCGTGCGGATGCCGATTTTCGCTATCGCATCTTTAATGCTGACGGCAGCGAAGTGGAGCAATGCGGCAACGGCGCGCGCTGCTTTGTGCGCTTCGTGCACGACCACGGCCTGTCCCGGCAACGTGAAATCCGGGTCGAGACCGCTTCCGGACTGATCTTTCCCCGGCTCGAAAACGACGGCAGAGTCACCGTCAACATGGGCGCACCGCGTTTTGCGCCGGACGATATACCATTCAAGGCCGAACAGCGTGCGCTCACCTACATGCTTGATGTGAATGGCACCGCAGTTGAAGTCAGCGTATTGTCCATGGGTAACCCCCATGCGGTGCAGATCGTTGGCGATATCGACACGGCTCCGGTTGCGCAGACCGGCGCATTGATAGAACGTCACCCGCGCTTCCCCAAACGCGTGAATGCAGGATTCGTGCAAATCGTCGATCGCGGGCATATCCGTTTGCGCGTCTATGAACGCGGTGCCGGGGAAACCCTGTCATGCGGTACCGGCGCCTGTGCCGCGGTAGTCGCCGGAATCACCCGCGGCCTGCTGCAGCCGCGCGTCGACGTCACTACCCGCGGCGGCGTGCTCACCATAGAATGGGCCGGCGGCGACAACCCGGTGTGGTTGACCGGCCCGACGGTTAATGTGTTTGAAGCTGAACTTATACTGGAATGA